ATTTTTGAAAGAGAGCGGTTATTTGGCAAACTAAGCATTTTGGAAGGATTAACTCCGACACCTTCCAAAGCCAATTTTATACTCTGTCGTTTACATAACGGTGGTGCTGCCCATGTTACCGAGCAGCTTAAACAGCGTGGAATACTGGTGAGGTATTTTAATACTCCTGGATTGCGCGACTATTTCAGGATTAGTGTTGGACGACCGGAACAAAACGATATAGCCCTGGAAAGCATCAGAGAAATACTTGGGGAGGATACACAATGGTAGAAAGAACTTCCGAGAAGAAAAGAGAGACACGGGAAACGAATATTAATGTATATCTAAACGTTGACGGTACAGGACATACCGAGATTACTACCGGCATACGCTTATTTGATCATCTTTTAGACCAGCTTGGAAGGCATGGTTTGTTCGATCTCAGGGTATCCGCAACCGGCGATGACGCTCATCATCTTGTAGAAGACGTTGCCATAGTATTGGCTCACACTTTAGACGAAGCCCTTGGTGAAAAAAGAGGAATAGTACGCATGGCAGATGCGACTGTACCGATGGATGATGCTTTGGCAACGGTAGCAGTAGATATTAGCGGGCGTGGCTATTCTGTTCTTGATATGGAATTTGAGGGTAATGACTTGTTTGGTTTTTCTACCGACCTCATTCGTCATTTCCTGGAAACATTTGCCCGTGAAGCCAAAATAAACTTACATGGTGGAGTGGCATACGGTATAAATGACCATCACAAGGCAGAAGCGTTTTTTAAAGCTCTTGGAAGAGCCCTCGAGAGGGCTACCCGTATTGACTCGAGGATTGCGGGTGAAATCCCCTCTACCAAAGAAGTACTTTAGCCCTTATCTAAAGGTGCGGCTGGTGATCTTTTCGTAAGCCATCCGGTACCGTTTGGATGCCGTGTTTATTACGTCATCCGGCAGAACAGGACCCGGCGGGATTTTGTTCCAGCCACTTCTGGAAAGCCAATCTCTGATAGGTTGCTTGTCAAAGCTATCTTGAGGCTGACCAACCTTGTAAGTGTTTTTATCCCAGAAACGTGATGAATCTGGGGTAAGCATTTCATCAATAACAATCAGCTTGCCATCATAAATACCAAATTCAAATTTGGTATCAGCTATGATGAAACCATGGGTGGAAGCATATTTAAGAGCATGGTTATATAATTCAATACTCTTCTGTTTAAGAGAGCAGGCTGTTTTTTTTCCGACTGTATTTTCCAGCGTGGCATAGTCAATAGGCATATCATGGCCTTCATCGGCTTTGGTGGTCGGAGTAAACACTGGCTGCGGTAATTGTTGGCTTTCCAGAAGACCGGGTATTATTTCTACACTGCAAATCGATCCTTGCTGCTGGTATTCACTCCAGCCTGACCCTGCCAGATAACCGCGAACGACGCATTCAACAGCAATTCGCTCAGCTTTTTTTACTATGACTGATCTGCCTTTTAAATACTCCGGATATTGAAACCTTTTAGCTGGAGGAAGGAAATCGTCAAGTATAGATACATCATCAACACTGGCAACCAAATGGTTTGGTATTACATGGGATGTATTTTCCATCCAAAATATTGACATCTGATTAAGAATTTTCCCTTTTTCAGGAATACCGCAAGGTAATATAACATCAAATGCCGAGATACGATCAGTAGTTATGATTAATAGATGCTCCCCGAGGTCGTAGGTATCACGGACCTTACCACGTATAAAAAGTGGCAAAGGCAGATCTGTTTTAAGTAATATCTCGCTATCGAACGGCATTATATTGCTCCAGGTGCCAGATTATTATCGATTGATGCTTGAGGTTTTTTCTTCCATTGAGTGCGAGTGAGTCCAAGACGTTTGAAAATATCATCGACGTGTTTAATATAGTAGTCATAATCGAAAAGCCGGTCGATTTC
The nucleotide sequence above comes from Dehalococcoidales bacterium. Encoded proteins:
- the hisB gene encoding imidazoleglycerol-phosphate dehydratase HisB, which produces MVERTSEKKRETRETNINVYLNVDGTGHTEITTGIRLFDHLLDQLGRHGLFDLRVSATGDDAHHLVEDVAIVLAHTLDEALGEKRGIVRMADATVPMDDALATVAVDISGRGYSVLDMEFEGNDLFGFSTDLIRHFLETFAREAKINLHGGVAYGINDHHKAEAFFKALGRALERATRIDSRIAGEIPSTKEVL
- a CDS encoding phosphoribosylaminoimidazolesuccinocarboxamide synthase, translated to MPFDSEILLKTDLPLPLFIRGKVRDTYDLGEHLLIITTDRISAFDVILPCGIPEKGKILNQMSIFWMENTSHVIPNHLVASVDDVSILDDFLPPAKRFQYPEYLKGRSVIVKKAERIAVECVVRGYLAGSGWSEYQQQGSICSVEIIPGLLESQQLPQPVFTPTTKADEGHDMPIDYATLENTVGKKTACSLKQKSIELYNHALKYASTHGFIIADTKFEFGIYDGKLIVIDEMLTPDSSRFWDKNTYKVGQPQDSFDKQPIRDWLSRSGWNKIPPGPVLPDDVINTASKRYRMAYEKITSRTFR